In Silene latifolia isolate original U9 population chromosome 3, ASM4854445v1, whole genome shotgun sequence, a single window of DNA contains:
- the LOC141648360 gene encoding putative disease resistance protein RGA1 gives MADLGALVTIADKVFQLLQSPVLRDMNKWESDLENLNNSVTFIKNMLLDADRKPELSHGEQSWVSGLNEILYDADDLFDEVITIAKQKEFNAGAKFSKKVLDKVSRFFSSKNRILVSYNTSHEVKSIQQKLDAIARDHSRYEFKVEPQAALKRKQETCSFLDETHENIIGREDDVKAVVDILLDPNVEENVGFVAVVGVGGLGKTTLARLVYNHDRLRTMFEKRLWACVSDQDGKELDVQAILGNIIESSTNKKPSDLSTMQSMQTKLQEELKNKTYLLILDDVWTEDPNEWSKLRRYLTIGGRGSRVVITTRSEKTAEVILGKVAHSKKYILKGLSDENSWRLFVLTAFERESDDPELTKIGKKIVKKCSNVPLAIKVLGTLLYGQTDRWKSFVENRLPQIEITKNPIMSILKISYNNLEPSLKCCFRYCALFPKDFEMNKRKLISLWMAQGYTGDSEDYFLILLKRCFFQDVRKDDLGDVVSFKMHDLMHDLAQEVAGEEIIVVNSPPNNLSKKNRHLFLDGGEWTRNSFHERNIRTCYMNTRVHSDVVKTLVANWCCLRSLRLYVPDAENLSESIGELLHLRYLDLSKNVKLKTLPNSITKLYNLHSLILHSCYSLKEWPKYFCKLVNLRLLDINFCSGLTCLPLGIDQLINLHDLTDFNVGGVSSIGKQCGQLIDLKFLVNLRGRINIVINENLVSDQKNVWEGSYLEHIQNLKVVRLSFTFKARETNNEALIAKLQPNRNLMELWLSGYNGTEIPRWGRAEDDWAIILPNLVKIELRRCERLHGIPLLSKLKYLKFLILYELNNLEYMEIAAITHGSSVSTDSPFFPSLECLRIERFESLKGWWGGVGEGDSSSGMQYWQPPFPRLSTLSIISCPKLMSLPSCPRLESLEVTRSNKSFRILVGEGPANLGLNLRVEEIDTVDYLTTLPACRLTHIKIDDHQESKSLSEIEEVFVGSSSLQSLEINGCKRRTSVLGALKHLTALKSLSLKYIPALEDDVDDMPWSSLRHNLRSLELDSLDTMQILPTGMRHLTALEKLSIRYCNSLNCLPEWISCLSSLQSLTIESCGVLKSLGTIQNITSLQKLEILDCPYLTEACQKPSGKEWPKIQHIPHISITDFHW, from the coding sequence ATGGCTGACTTAGGAGCATTGGTTACCATTGCCGACAAGGTCTTTCAACTTTTACAATCTCCGGTTCTTAGAGACATGAACAAGTGGGAATCTGATCTCGAGAACCTGAACAACTCTGTCACTTTCATCAAAAACATGCTCTTGGATGCAGACAGGAAACCCGAGCTCTCCCATGGAGAGCAGAGTTGGGTTAGTGGGCTTAATGAAATTCTATATGATGCTGATGATCTATTTGATGAGGTCATCACTATCGCTAAGCAGAAGGAGTTCAATGCAGGTGCTAAGTTCTCTAAAAAGGTCTTAGATAAGGTGAGTCGTTTCTTTTCTTCTAAGAATCGAATTCTTGTTAGTTATAATACTTCTCATGAGGTTAAGAGCATCCAACAGAAGTTGGATGCTATAGCAAGGGATCATTCTAGATATGAGTTTAAGGTTGAGCCTCAGGCTGCACTCAAAAGGAAACAGGAAACTTGTTCCTTTTTAGATGAAACCCATGAGAATATAATTGGGAGAGAGGATGATGTGAAAGCTGTTGTAGACATTCTGCTTGATCCCAATGTCGAAGAAAATGTTGGGTTTGTTGCTGTTGTGGGAGTAGGAGGGTTAGGGAAAACCACCCTTGCTCGACTTGTATATAACCATGACCGGCTCAGAACTATGTTTGAGAAGAGGTTATGGGCATGTGTATCCGACCAGGATGGAAAAGAATTAGATGTGCAAGCAATATTAGGTAATATTATAGAATCATCAACAAATAAAAAGCCTAGTGATCTGTCAACTATGCAATCAATGCAAACAAAACTTCAAGAAGAACTAAAAAATAAGACATACTTGCTTATATTAGACGATGTTTGGACAGAAGATCCCAATGAGTGGAGTAAACTAAGAAGATACTTGACAATTGGTGGGAGGGGAAGCCGAGTTGTCATTACTACTCGTTCAGAAAAGACGGCTGAAGTGATATTAGGAAAAGTTGCTCACtctaaaaaatatattttaaaaggTTTATCTGATGAGAATTCCTGGCGTTTGTTTGTGTTGACGGCGTTTGAACGAGAATCAGACGACCCTGAATTGACCAAAATTggcaaaaaaattgttaaaaaatgCTCCAATGTTCCCCTTGCTATAAAAGTTCTAGGAACTCTCTTATATGGTCAAACAGATAGATGGAAGTCATTTGTAGAGAATCGGTTACCTCAAATTGAAATTACCAAGAATCCAATTATGTCTATCTTGAAGATTAGCTACAACAATCTTGAACCTTCTCTGAAATGTTGCTTTAGGTATTGTGCTTTATTCCCTAAGGATTTTGAAATGAACAAACGGAAGTTGATTAGTCTTTGGATGGCGCAAGGATACACTGGTGATAGTGAGGATTACTTTTTAATCTTACTAAAACGGTGTTTTTTTCAAGATGTGAGAAAAGATGACTTAGGCGATGTCGTGTCATTTAAAATGCACGATTTAATGCACGATCTTGCTCAAGAAGTTGCGGGGGAGGAGATTATTGTGGTAAATAGCCCACCAAATAACTTAAGCAAAAAAAATCGCCATTTATTTCTTGATGGGGGAGAATGGACAAGAAACTCTTTCCATGAAAGAAATATCCGTACATGCTATATGAATACAAGGGTCCACTCGGACGTGGTGAAAACTCTAGTGGCTAATTGGTGTTGCCTAAGATCACTACGCTTGTATGTGCCTGACGCTGAAAATTTGTCAGAGTCAATTGGTGAATTGTTACACTTGAGATATCTAGATCTCTCTAAAAATGTGAAGCTCAAGACACTTCCAAATTCAATtacaaaattatataatttacataGTTTAATATTGCATAGCTGTTATAGCTTGAAAGAGTGGCCGAAGTATTTTTGCAAATTGGTAAATCTTAGACTCTTGGATATAAATTTCTGTTCGGGGTTGACTTGCTTGCCTTTAGGTATAGACCAGCTGATTAATCTGCATGATCTAACTGACTTTAATGTGGGTGGAGTAAGTTCAATTGGGAAGCAATGTGGACAATTGATAGACTTAAAATTCCTTGTCAATTTAAGGGGTAGGATTAATATCGTGATCAATGAAAATCTTGTAAGTGATCAGAAAAATGTATGGGAAGGCAGTTATTTGGAGCACATTCAGAATCTTAAGGTGGTACGTCTATCCTTCACTTTCAAAGCTCGTGAAACCAATAATGAGGCTCTGATTGCTAAGCTGCAGCCTAATCGAAATCTGATGGAGTTGTGGTTGTCTGGATATAATGGTACTGAAATTCCAAGGTGGGGAAGAGCAGAGGATGACTGGGCAATTATTCTTCCTAATCTTGTCAAGATTGAGCTTCGGCGGTGTGAGAGGCTGCATGGTATCCCATTGTTGAGTAAATTGAAGTATTTGAAATTCTTGATTCTTTACGAGTTGAATAATTTGGAGTACATGGAGATTGCTGCAATTACTCATGGTAGTTCTGTGTCAACGGATTCACCATTTTTTCCTTCCCTTGAGTGTCTCCGTATTGAGAGGTTTGAAAGCCTGAAAGGATGGTGGGGAGGGGTTGGTGAAGGTGATAGTAGCAGCGGCATGCAGTATTGGCAACCGCCATTTCCCCGTCTCTCGACATTAAGCATCATCTCGTGCCCCAAGTTGATGTCTCTTCCTTCTTGTCCGAGACTAGAATCACTTGAGGTGACGCGCAGCAACAAGTCGTTCCGGATATTAGTTGGTGAAGGACCTGCAAACTTAGGTCTCAATTTAAGGGTGGAAGAAATAGACACTGTTGATTATCTCACTACACTGCCTGCTTGTCGTCTTACCCACATTAAGATAGACGACCACCAGGAATCAAAGAGTTTATCGGAAATTGAGGAAGTATTTGTGGGCTCTTCTTCCTTACAAAGCCTTGAGATCAATGGGTGCAAAAGAAGGACAAGTGTTCTAGGAGCATTGAAGCATCTCACTGCCTTGAAATCACTATCACTGAAATATATCCCGGCGTTAGAGGACGACGTCGATGATATGCCTTGGAGTTCCCTACGCCACAATCTCCGCTCCCTCGAGTTGGATTCTCTGGACACCATGCAAATTCTGCCGACAGGGATGAGGCACTTGACCGCCCTAGAAAAGCTTTCCATTAGATATTGTAACTCGTTGAACTGTCTACCAGAATGGATAAGCTGCTTATCATCACTTCAGTCCCTCACAATTGAGTCTTGCGGCGTTCTCAAATCACTTGGCACAATTCAGAACATCACTTCACTtcagaaacttgagatcctagaCTGTCCATACCTAACGGAAGCATGTCAAAAACCAAGTGGCAAGGAGTGGCCCAAAATACAACACATCCCGCACATCTCCATCACCGACTTCCATTGGTGA
- the LOC141649920 gene encoding putative disease resistance protein RGA4 has translation MADLGALITIADKVFQLLQSQVLKDMKDWQSNLGKLNKSVSFIKNMLLDADTKPELSHGEQAWVEELKEVLYEADDLFDEVITIAKVKELNAGANFSEKILDRVSRFFSSKNRILVSYNTSQVVKSIQKKLDAIAKDHGRYEFKVDPQATLNRREDTCSFLDETHENIIGRDDDVKFVLDMLLDPHVEENVTFVAIVGIGGLGKTTLARLVYNHDMVGTRFEKKLWACVSDQDGKGLDVQAILGNIIESSTNKKPSDVSTMQSMQTKLEEEIKNKTYLLILDDVWTEDPIEWSKLQRYLTIGGRGSRVVITTRSKKTAEVVLGKATHSKKYMLKGLSDDDSWRLFVFTAFERESDQAKDTELTKIGKIIVKKCSNVPLAIKVLGTLLYGQTERWESFQKNRLPQIETTKNPIMSILKLSYNNLEPSAKNCFRYCALFPKDFEMDKQKLISLWMAQDYIDDGENFFLILLKRCFFQDVKKDGCGEVISVKMHDLMHDLAQEVAGDEFVVANSPTNNLGKPIRHLFLAGGEWTKGSFRKSNVRSCYMDVKIHSSLVKTVVANWSSLRSLRLCVPDSESLSESIGKLSHLRYLDISDNRKLETLPNSITKLYNLQSLILSGCYGLKVWPEDFCKLVNLRFLDIDACSGLTCMPSGFSQLTNLRVLSDFKVGNVSSSGNQSSGQLKYLKSIVNLQGNINIRIGENLVSEKEKDRKGMGRRLFGWH, from the coding sequence ATGGCAGATTTGGGAGCACTGATTACTATTGCTGACAAGGTCTTTCAACTCTTACAATCTCAGGTCCTCAAAGACATGAAAGACTGGCAATCCAATCTCGGAAAACTGAACAAGTCTGTCTCTTTTATTAAGAATATGCTCTTGGACGCAGACACGAAACCAGAGCTCTCTCATGGAGAACAAGCCTGGGTTGAGGAGCTCAAGGAAGTTCTTTATGAAGCTGATGATCTCTTTGACGAGGTCATCACTATTGCTAAGGTGAAAGAACTCAATGCAGGTGCTAACTTCTCCGAGAAGATTTTGGATAGGGTGAGTCGTTTCTTTTCTTCTAAGAATCGTATTCTTGTTAGTTACAATACTTCTCAAGTGGTTAAGAGCATCCAGAAAAAATTGGATGCTATAGCCAAGGATCATGGTAGATATGAGTTTAAGGTTGATCCTCAAGCGACTTTGAATAGGAGAGAGGACACTTGTTCCTTTTTAGATGAAACCCATGAGAATATAATTGGAAGAGATGATGATGTGAAGTTTGTTTTAGACATGTTGCTTGATCCTCATGTCGAGGAAAACGTCACATTTGTTGCTATAGTGGGAATTGGAGGGTTGGGGAAAACAACTCTGGCTCGACTAGTTTATAATCACGATATGGTCGGAACTAGGTTTGAGAAGAAGTTATGGGCATGTGTATCCGACCAAGATGGAAAAGGATTAGATGTGCAAGCAATTTTAGGTAATATTATAGAATCGTCAACAAATAAAAAGCCTAGTGATGTCTCTACAATGCAATCCATGCAAACAAAACTCGAAGAAGAAATAAAAAACAAGACATACTTGCTTATATTAGATGATGTGTGGACTGAAGATCCTATTGAGTGGAGTAAGCTTCAAAGGTACTTGACAATTGGTGGAAGGGGAAGCAGAGTTGTCATTACTACTCGTTCGAAAAAGACTGCTGAAGTAGTATTAGGAAAAGCTACTCACTCTAAAAAATATATGCTAAAAGGTTTGTCCGATGATGATTCGTGGCGTTTGTTTGTGTTTACGGCCTTCGAACGAGAATCAGATCAAGCAAAGGACACTGAACTGACTAAGATTGGCAAGATAATTGTTAAAAAATGCTCCAATGTTCCCCTTGCTATAAAAGTTTTAGGAACTCTCTTATATGGTCAAACTGAGAGATGGGAATCATTTCAGAAGAACCGGTTACCTCAAATTGAAACTACCAAGAATCCAATTATGTCCATCTTAAAGCTCAGTTACAATAACCTTGAACCGTCCGCGAAAAATTGCTTTAGGTATTGTGCATTATTCCCTAAGGATTTTGAAATGGACAAACAGAAGTTGATTAGTCTTTGGATGGCGCAAGATTACATTGATGATGGCGAAAACTTCTTTTTAATCCTACTAAAAAGATGCTTTTTCCAAGATGTGAAAAAAGATGGTTGTGGTGAAGTCATCTCAGTTAAAATGCACGACTTGATGCACGATCTTGCTCAAGAAGTTGCAGGGGATGAGTTTGTTGTGGCAAATTCTCCAACAAACAACTTAGGGAAACCAATTCGTCATTTATTTCTTGCTGGGGGTGAATGGACAAAAGGCTCTTTCCGTAAAAGTAATGTTCGCTCATGCTACATGGATGTAAAGATCCACTCGAGTTTGGTGAAAACAGTAGTAGCTAACTGGAGCTCCCTTAGAAGTTTACGTTTATGTGTACCAGATTCcgaaagtctgtcagagtcaatTGGTAAATTGTCACACTTAAGATATCTCGATATCTCTGATAATAGGAAGCTCGAAACACTCCCTAACTCAATcacaaaattatataatttgcaaAGCTTAATATTAAGTGGCTGTTATGGGCTTAAAGTGTGGCCAGAGGATTTTTGCAAGTTGGTAAATCTAAGGTTCTTGGATATTGATGCGTGTTCAGGGTTGACCTGTATGCCTTCAGGCTTCAGCCAGCTGACTAATCTACGTGTTCTAAGCGACTTTAAAGTGGGTAATGTGAGTTCAAGCGGGAATCAATCTAGCGGGCAACTGAAATACCTAAAATCCATTGTGAATTTACAGGGTAACATTAATATCAGGATTGGTGAGAATCTCGTGAGCGAGAAGGAAAAGGACAGAAAAGGAATGGGAAGGCGGTTGTTTGGATGGCATTAA
- the LOC141649921 gene encoding putative disease resistance protein RGA4 encodes MADLGTLITIANSVYQLSQSQVVKDIKDWLSELQKLSKSVSFIKNMLLDADAKPELSHGEHAWIEELKEVLYEADDLFDEVITITKVKELDESARFSKKAVDKVSRFFSPKNRFLVGYNTSQEIKSIQQKLDAIARDHGRYEFKVDPPATLNRRREDTCSFLDETNENIIGREDDVKDVVDMVLDPNVEENVGFVAVVGIGGLGKTTLARLVYNYDLVESRFEKKLWVCVSDQDGKKLDVQTILSNIIESSRNKKPCDVSTMQSMLTEYQEELKSKTYLLILDDVWTEDYNEWSKLRRYLTIGGRGSRVVITTRSEKTAEIVLGKATRSNDDSWRLFDDDSWRLFVSTALERESDQARDTELAKIGKIIVKRCANVPLAIKVVGALLYGQTHRWESFEKNQLPQIETTKNLIVSILKDSYNNLEPSVKNCFKYCALFPKDFKMDKQKLINLWMAQGYIDDSEDHFLILLKRCFFQDVEKDEFGNVVSFKMHDFMHDLAQEVVGDEIIIANCPPNNLSPKTRHIFLDGEEWTKNSFHERNIRTCYMNKRIPLDLVDSLVANWRCLRSLRLYVPDAENLPDSIGELLHLRYLDLSRNVKLKTLPNSMARLYNLQSLIMVGCSTWKEWPICFYKLVNLRLLDIRECPELTYMPLGIGQLTNLRDLTHFKVGTSSSMGNQFAGELQDIKSLVNLRSELDIRIFKHPVSYKENVWQGGYLEHIKNLKVLAIHFNVKARPSDNEALIAKLQPSRNLMQLKLENYNGSEIPRWGRAHDDWAINLPNLVKIELEGIERLHGIPSLSNLKHLKFLSLFMSNSLEYMETSAISHFSKSKADLPFFPSLEHLSIWCLKRLKGWWGADSSRGAPHWQPPFPRLSTLIINSCPELTSFPPCPSLELLEVINSNKSLRIFPGEGPQNLDRLKLRVREIDSVGYLTTPPAYRLTHIMIKADQELRRLSEIGEVLEKCSSLQSLNINRCTRLTSFTRGLEHLTALESLSLINVPAEVFDDEMPWKSLCHNLRSLELEFLSTLQILPTGMKHLTALENISIIRCNSLKGLPEWISCLSSLQSLKIHPNRIM; translated from the coding sequence ATGGCTGATTTGGGAACACTGATCACCATCGCTAACAGTGTCTACCAACTTTCTCAATCTCAGGTTGTCAAAGACATAAAAGACTGGCTATCTGAACTCCAAAAACTCAGCAAGTCTGTTTCTTTTATTAAGAACATGCTTCTGGATGCAGACGCGAAACCTGAGCTCTCTCATGGAGAGCATGCTTGGATTGAGGAGCTTAAGGAAGTTCTTTATGAAGCTGATGATCTCTTTGATGAAGTCATCACTATCACTAAGGTGAAAGAACTCGATGAGAGTGCTAGGTTTTCCAAGAAAGCCGTAGATAAGGTGAGTCGTTTCTTTTCTCCTAAGAATCGTTTTCTTGTTGGTTATAATACTTCTCAAGAGATTAAGAGTATCCAACAAAAGTTGGATGCTATTGCTAGGGATCATGGTAGATATGAGTTTAAGGTTGACCCTCCGGCTACTTTGAATAGGCGGAGAGAGGACACTTGTTCCTTTTTAGATGAAACCAATGAGAATATAATTGGAAGAGAGGATGATGTTAAGGATGTTGTAGACATGGTGCTTGATCCTAATGTTGAGGAAAATGTCGGGTTTGTGGCTGTAGTTGGAATTGGAGGGTTAGGGAAAACTACTCTTGCTCGACTTGTGTATAATTACGATTTGGTCGAATCTAGGTTTGAGAAGAAGTTATGGGTATGTGTCTCTGACCAAGACGGAAAAAAATTAGACGTTCAAACAATTCTAAGTAATATTATTGAGTCATCGAGAAATAAAAAGCCTTGTGATGTGTCTACTATGCAATCTATGCTAACTGAATATCAAGAAGAACTAAAAAGTAAGACATACTTGCTCATATTAGATGATGTGTGGACAGAAGATTACAATGAGTGGAGTAAGCTTAGAAGATACTTGACAATTGGTGGAAGGGGAAGTAGAGTTGTCATTACTACTCGTTCGGAAAAGACGGCTGAAATAGTATTAGGTAAAGCTACCCGCTCTAATGATGATTCATGGCGTTTGTTTGATGATGATTCATGGCGTTTGTTTGTGTCAACGGCCTTGGAAAGAGAATCAGATCAAGCACGCGACACTGAATTGGCTAAGATTGGCAAAATAATTGTTAAAAGATGCGCCAATGTTCCCCTTGCTATAAAAGTCGTAGGAGCTCTTTTGTACGGTCAAACACATAGATGGGAATCATTTGAAAAGAATCAGTTACCTCAAATTGAAACTACCAAGAATCTAATTGTGTCTATCTTAAAGGACAGTTACAACAATCTTGAACCTTCTGTCAAAAATTGCTTCAAGTATTGTGCTTTGTTCCCAAAGGATTTTAAAATGGACAAACAGAAGTTGATTAATCTTTGGATGGCGCAAGGATACATTGATGATAGTGAGGACCACTTCTTAATCTTATTAAAACGATGTTTTTTTCAAGAtgtggaaaaagatgaatttGGTAATGTTGTATCATTTAAAATGCATGATTTCATGCACGATCTTGCTCAAGAAGTCGTAGGAGACGAGATCATTATTGCAAACTGTCCACCAAACAATTTAAGCCCAAAAACTCGCCATATATTTCTTGATGGGGAAGAATGGACAAAAAACTCGTTTCATGAAAGAAATATCCGTACGTGCTATATGAATAAAAGGATTCCCTTAGACCTGGTGGATTCTCTCGTAGCTAACTGGCGTTGCCTTAGATCACTACGCTTATATGTTCCAGATGCCGAAAATTTGCCAGACTCAATTGGTGAGCTGTTACACTTAAGATATCTTGATCTCTCTCGAAATGTGAAGCTCAAGACACTCCCAAATTCAATGGCGAGACTATACAATTTGCAGAGTTTAATCATGGTAGGTTGTTCTACCTGGAAAGAGTGGCCAATATGTTTCTACAAATTGGTAAATCTTAGACTCTTGGATATACGTGAGTGTCCCGAGTTGACATACATGCCTTTGGGTATAGGCCAGCTGACTAATCTGCGTGACCTAACGCACTTTAAAGTGGGAACTTCGAGTTCAATGGGGAATCAATTTGCAGGAGAATTACAAGACATAAAATCCCTTGTCAATTTAAGGAGTGAGCTTGATATCCGGATCTTTAAACACCCTGTAAGTTATAAGGAAAATGTTTGGCAAGGCGGTTATTTGGAGCACATAAAAAATTTGAAGGTGTTAGCTATACATTTTAATGTGAAAGCTCGTCCAAGCGATAATGAGGCTCTGATTGCAAAGCTCCAACCAAGTCGAAATCTCATGCAGTTGAAGTTGGAGAATTATAATGGTAGTGAAATTCCAAGGTGGGGAAGAGCACATGATGACTGGGCAATTAATCTTCCGAATCTTGTCAAGATTGAGCTCGAAGGTATTGAGAGGTTGCATGGTATCCCATCGTTGAGTAATTTGAAGCATCTAAAATTCTTGTCGCTTTTCATGTCCAACAGTTTGGAGTACATGGAAACCAGTGCAATCAGCCATTTTTCCAAATCAAAGGCGGATTTACCATTTTTCCCATCCCTTGAGCATCTCAGTATTTGGTGTTTGAAAAGGCTGAAAGGATGGTGGGGAGCTGATAGCAGTAGAGGCGCCCCACATTGGCAACCGCCATTTCCTCGCCTCTCAACATTAATCATCAACTCATGTCCTGAGTTGACATCTTTTCCTCCTTGCCCGAGCCTAGAATTACTTGAGGTAATTAACAGCAACAAGTCATTGCGGATATTTCCAGGTGAAGGACCTCAAAACTTAGATCGTCTCAAATTAAGGGTGCGAGAAATAGACAGTGTGGGTTATCTCACTACTCCGCCTGCTTACCGTCTTACCCATATCATGATAAAAGCTGATCAGGAATTGAGGAGGTTATCGGAGATTGGGGAGGTACTCGAGAAATGTTCTTCCTTACAGAGCCTTAACATCAATAGATGCACAAGACTGACGAGTTTTACACGAGGGTTAGAACATCTCACTGCCTTGGAGTCGCTTTCACTCATAAATGTCCCTGCTGAAGTGTTCGACGATGAAATGCCTTGGAAATCCCTGTGCCACAATCTCCGTTCGCTGGAGTTGGAGTTTCTTAGCACCTTACAAATTCTTCCTACAGGAATGAAGCACTTGACTGCCCTTGAAAACATCTCCATTATACGTTGCAACTCGTTGAAAGGTCTACCAGAATGGATAAGCTGCTTATCGTCACTTCAGTCCCTTAAAATCCATCCTAACAGAATCATGTAA